The Lycium barbarum isolate Lr01 chromosome 9, ASM1917538v2, whole genome shotgun sequence genome has a segment encoding these proteins:
- the LOC132611627 gene encoding glycine-rich RNA-binding protein GRP1A-like, protein MKRHCVPRQCLLTFLFCFFAFLVRLRSDQDVDKSSIAQAPTSVNNSYNITHDDKKATNRGGGGGSGGGGRGWGGGGGGGGGGGGGGSGGGGGGGGMGGSGGWGWGGGGGGWWSWGCRKEKKHNSGRYQHRHWHMNNNQDYKIGEYAQCMVKGRCKGMRLDCPLHCGGPCYYDCIHMCKAHCRRR, encoded by the exons ATGAAGAGACATTGTGTACCAAGACAATGTTTGTTAACATTCTTGTTTTGCTTTTTTGCATTTTTGGTGCGTTTGAGAAGTGATCAAGATGTGGATAAAAGTAGCATTGCTCAAGCTCCAACAAGTGTCAACAATTCCTACAATATTACTCATGATGATAAAAAGGCCACGAATCGCGGAGGTGGAGGAGGTAGCGGTGGTGGTGGGCGCGGGTGgggtggtggtggag GAGGAGGTGGTGGTGGTGGCGGGGGTGgtagtgggggtgggggtgggggtgggggtatgGGAGGTAGTGGTGGATGGGGTTGGGGAggaggtgggggtgggtggtggtcATGGGGATGtaggaaagaaaagaaacataATAGTGGAAGATATCAGCATAGACATTGGCATATGAACAATAATCAAGATTACAAGATAGGTGAATATGCACAATGCatggttaaaggaagatgcaAAGGGATGCGTTTGGATTGTCCTCTTCATTGTGGTGGACCTTGTTATTACGATTGTATACATATGTGCAAAGCTCATTGTCGTCGCCGCTAA